One genomic region from Bufo bufo chromosome 3, aBufBuf1.1, whole genome shotgun sequence encodes:
- the OGG1 gene encoding N-glycosylase/DNA lyase, with product MKRLTSLAVCPHLWRAIPCHLSELRLDFVLPGGQSFRWRESSPGYWTGVLHGRVWTVTQKDGHLWYTVYPSPGSTECESEKKAQKRPAKRKLPHTIPEPVKQDKDLIKQEKEEICAENDSLTTDCKKDSDILQDYFQLHVSLGELYNRWRECDKNFLKVAKEFPGIRVLRQDPVECLFSFICTSNNHISRITGMIERLCSGLGRRLCQLDLVEYYSFPTLQALAAEDTEAKLRDLGFGYRAKFVSESARAILQKHGPDWLETLRLASYEEAKSALCSLPGVGAKVADCVCLMALDKPEAVPVDTHVWQIAKRDYLPQLGQGNKTLTERVYRDIGDYFRSLWGPYAGWAQGVLFCSDLKKFQSSGDEAKAKKKLKGQK from the exons GTGGAGAGAAAGCAGTCCTGGATACTGGACAGGTGTATTACATGGACGAGTGTGGACTGTGACTCAAAAAGATGGCCACCTGTGGTACACAGTGTATCCCAGCCCAGGGTCAACAGAATGTGAATCGGAAAAGAAGGCTCAGAAAAGGCCTGCAAAACGAAAGCTGCCCCATACTATCCCTGAACCAGTAAAACAGGATAAAGACCTAATAAAGCAGGAAAAAGAGGAGATATGTGCAGAAAATGACTCGCTAACTACTGACTGCAAGAAAGACAGCGACATTTTACAGGATTACTTCCAGTTGCACGTCAGTCTCGGTGAACTCTACAATCGGTGGAGAGAGTGTGACAAGAACTTTCTGAAAGTAGCTAAGGAATTCCCAG GAATTCGGGTTTTGCGGCAGGATCCTGTAGAATGCCTTTTCTCTTTCATCTGTACCTCCAACAACCACATCTCTCGCATCACTGGAATGATTGAGCGGCTGTGCAGTGGTCTGGGGAGAAGACTATGCCAGCTTGACTTGGTGGAGTACTATTccttccccacgctccaggcactGGCAG CTGAAGACACTGAGGCCAAGTTGCGAGATTTGGGTTTTGGTTACAGAGCAAAGTTTGTCAGCGAGAGTGCCCGAGCAATTTTGCAGAAGCATGGTCCTGATTGGTTGGAGACTCTTCGACTGGCTTCCTATGAGGAAGCAAAGTCTGCACTATGTTCCCTGCCAGGGGTAGGAGCCAAA GTTGCAGATTGTGTTTGCCTGATGGCTCTTGATAAACCAGAGGCTGTACCCGTGGACACTCATGTCTGGCAGATTGCAAAAAGAGACTATTTACCTCAGCTTGGTCAGGGCAACAAGACTCTCACAGAGCGGGTCTACCGGGACATTG GAGATTATTTCCGCAGTCTCTGGGGTCCATATGCTGGATGGGCCCAAGGA GTCTTATTTTGTTCGGATCTTAAGAAATTCCAGAGTTCAGGAGATGAAGCAAAGGCAAAAAAGAAGCTGAAAGGACAAAAgtga